The proteins below come from a single Thermoanaerobaculia bacterium genomic window:
- a CDS encoding M20/M25/M40 family metallo-hydrolase, translating to LTVYGPNRGLHSGHYGNWAPNPIVRLTHLIDAMRDEEGRILIPRFENDVRPLSEAEKRAIAGVPRVDEELEKEYGFPRPEGGGASLVALLHRPALNVRGISAGHVGAEAANVIVPEASASIDFRLVPDETPESVRGKVESFVEKQGWFIVRQAPDAATRAAHPKIVRLEWEGGYPPARTPMDLPFSRAVMAAAERAAGGPVVKMPTLGGSIPMYLFQGDGKVPVVGVPIANHDNNQHAANENIRLKNLWDGIELYATLFAEL from the coding sequence GCTCACCGTCTACGGCCCGAACCGGGGTCTCCACAGCGGCCACTACGGCAACTGGGCGCCCAACCCGATCGTCCGCCTGACGCACCTGATCGACGCGATGCGCGACGAAGAGGGCCGGATCTTGATCCCGAGGTTCGAAAACGACGTGCGGCCCCTGTCGGAAGCCGAAAAGCGCGCGATCGCCGGCGTCCCGCGCGTGGACGAGGAGTTGGAGAAGGAGTACGGTTTTCCACGGCCCGAAGGGGGCGGCGCGTCCCTCGTCGCGCTTCTCCATCGTCCGGCGCTGAACGTTCGCGGGATCTCCGCGGGACACGTCGGCGCCGAGGCCGCCAACGTGATCGTCCCGGAGGCCTCGGCCTCGATCGACTTCCGTCTCGTCCCGGACGAGACTCCCGAGAGCGTCCGCGGGAAGGTCGAGTCGTTCGTCGAGAAGCAGGGATGGTTCATCGTCCGCCAGGCCCCCGACGCGGCGACGCGCGCGGCTCACCCGAAGATCGTCCGCCTCGAATGGGAGGGCGGCTATCCTCCGGCGCGGACGCCGATGGACCTTCCCTTCTCGCGCGCCGTGATGGCGGCGGCCGAGCGAGCGGCGGGAGGACCGGTCGTCAAGATGCCGACCCTCGGAGGGAGCATCCCGATGTACCTGTTCCAGGGCGACGGTAAGGTCCCGGTCGTCGGCGTTCCGATCGCCAACCACGACAACAACCAGCACGCGGCCAACGAGAACATCCGGCTCAAGAATCTGTGGGACGGGATCGAGCTCTATGCGACCCTCTTCGCGGAGCTGTAG
- a CDS encoding PAS domain-containing protein has protein sequence MASNDPPEVPGEPARLEEAFALLKSALDAIGDGILVVDGNGKIVTFNRQFVALWNVPPPVAAARDDDALIAFVLEQLQDPAAFVHKIMEVYSDPEKRSFDTLLFKDGRRFERRSVPCRSGDPASGRVWTFRDVTEIFRAEEGLARAHSLLRATFDATADGILVVDLDGDLVDFNRKVVEMWGIPSELVTSFDKPRLRAWVIEQVQNPEKFLKKVAEIYREPEGQSYDWVRFKDGRTFERYSTPQKINGRVVGRVWSFRDVTEQKKLEDELLGLRGRRPSSS, from the coding sequence GTGGCTTCCAACGATCCCCCCGAAGTCCCCGGCGAGCCGGCGCGGCTCGAAGAGGCGTTCGCGCTCCTGAAGTCCGCCCTCGACGCCATCGGCGACGGAATTCTCGTCGTCGACGGGAACGGGAAGATCGTCACCTTCAACCGGCAATTCGTCGCGCTCTGGAACGTCCCGCCGCCCGTCGCGGCGGCGCGGGACGACGACGCGCTGATCGCGTTCGTCCTGGAGCAGCTCCAGGACCCGGCGGCGTTCGTGCACAAGATCATGGAGGTCTACTCCGATCCGGAGAAGCGGAGCTTCGACACGCTCCTCTTCAAGGACGGGAGGCGTTTTGAGCGCCGCTCGGTGCCGTGCCGATCGGGCGACCCGGCGTCCGGCCGGGTCTGGACGTTCCGCGACGTGACGGAGATCTTCCGCGCGGAAGAGGGGCTCGCGCGGGCGCACTCGCTGCTTCGCGCGACGTTCGACGCCACCGCGGACGGCATCCTGGTGGTGGACCTCGACGGCGACCTGGTCGACTTCAACCGGAAGGTCGTCGAGATGTGGGGGATCCCGTCGGAGCTCGTCACCTCGTTCGACAAGCCGCGGCTCCGCGCGTGGGTCATCGAGCAGGTGCAGAACCCCGAGAAGTTCCTCAAGAAGGTCGCCGAGATCTATCGCGAGCCGGAGGGCCAGAGCTACGACTGGGTCCGATTCAAGGACGGGCGCACGTTCGAGCGGTATTCCACCCCGCAGAAGATCAACGGCCGTGTCGTGGGGAGAGTGTGGAGCTTCCGCGACGTCACGGAGCAGAAGAAGCTCGAGGATGAGCTGCTCGGGCTGCGGGGCCGCCGGCCGTCGTCGTCCTGA